From the genome of Nicotiana sylvestris chromosome 2, ASM39365v2, whole genome shotgun sequence, one region includes:
- the LOC138885507 gene encoding uncharacterized protein, producing the protein MAKVAESKEETGMQDSVKLLRTNKGGEFFSNEFRALMSDSGIKHQSTCAYTPHQNGVAERKHKTILNMARQAPGVSPLPPESPTIQTHHLESPATTLHIEFLAHSTEAHKIDTKQLSTTQTSLVAPYSPEFRRSSRPSRPPLWLQDYVTKGSKQHFSYPLSSYVSYNRLKPAYMHALSVFLAVSESIVDLPPGKVPIGCKWIFNVKYMASGEVERIVDALPRAKHWLIYQMDVHNSFLNGDLLEEVYMQMGFQQSHFDYSLLTKKAASDLVVILGEKSHVGTPLELNQKLTYEEYDKHIGSDKDCVD; encoded by the exons ATGGCGAAAGTTGCTGAAAGCAAGGAAGAAACAGGGATGCAAGA CTCTGTTAAACTACTAAGAACAAATAAGGGAGGTGAGTTCTTCAGTAATGAGTTTAGAGCTTTGATGTCTGACTCTGGTATTAAGCATCAAAGTACTTGTGCATATACTCCACATCAAAATGGAGTAGCTGAGAGAAAGCACAAGACTATTCTAAATATGGCCAG GCAGGCTCCAGGTGTTTCACCTCTTCCTCCCGAGTCACCAACTATTCAAACTCATCACCTGGAGTCACCTGCTACTACCCTTCATATAGAGTTCCTTGCACACTCCACAGAGGCCCATAAAATTGATACTAAGCAGTTGTCCACTACACAAACTTCTCTTGTTGCACCTTATTCTCCAGAGTTCAGGAGATCTTCTAGACCAAGCAGACCACCATTATGGCTGCAGGACTATGTGaccaaaggctcaaaacaacattTCTCCTACCCTTTGTCTTCTTATGTCTCTTATAACAGACTCAAACCAGCTTATATGCATGCACTCTCAGTTTTCTTAGCTGTGTCAGAG AGTATAGTTGATCTACCACCTGGCAAGGTCCCAATTGGATGCAAGTGGATCTTTAACGTTAAGTACATGGCTTCAGGGGAAGTAGAAAG GATAGTAGATGCTCTACCTAGAGCTAAGCACTGGCTGATATACCAAATGGATGTTCACAATTCTTTCCTCAATGGTGACCTACTAGAGGAAGTTTATATGCAA ATGGGCTTTCAACAAAGTCATTTTGACTACTCCTTGTTGACAAAGAAAGCAGCCAGTGATCTAGTGGTTATCCTA GGGGAGAAAAGCCATGTTGGCACTCCACTTGAACTAAATCAAAAACTGACATATGAAGAATATGACAAACATATAGGAAGTGACAAGGACTGTGTAGATTAG